From the genome of Fusobacterium varium, one region includes:
- the citD_1 gene encoding Citrate lyase gamma chain, with protein MTIKKAAKCGTLESNDIFVILTPAESGIEVELESTVEKQFGAHIREVIKNKLVELGIDGVKVQAQDKGALDYTIRARIEAAVARGL; from the coding sequence ATGACAATAAAGAAAGCTGCTAAATGTGGTACTCTAGAATCAAATGATATATTTGTGATTCTAACTCCAGCTGAAAGCGGAATAGAAGTAGAATTAGAAAGTACTGTAGAAAAACAATTTGGAGCTCATATAAGAGAAGTTATAAAAAATAAACTTGTAGAACTTGGGATTGATGGTGTAAAAGTTCAGGCTCAAGACAAAGGGGCTCTTGATTATACTATTAGAGCTAGAATAGAAGCTGCTGTTGCTAGAGGATTATAA
- a CDS encoding Methylaspartate ammonia-lyase — protein sequence MKIVDVVCSAGKTGFYFDDQRAIKAGAGHDGMFYLGTPVTPGFKSIRQAGEAISVLLILEDGQVAHGDCAAVQYSGAGGRDPLFLAKDFIPVIEKEIAPKLIGRELDNFKSLAEEFDALEVNGKRLHTAIRYGITQALLDGVAKARKVTLAEVIKADYNTGLEITKRPIFTQSGDDRYVAADKMIIKEADVLPHALINNVKEKLGLHGEILLDYVKWLRDRIISQRTDANYSPIFHIDVYGTIGAAFDCDTKKMADYIATLVEAAKPFKLRIEGPMDVEDRDKQIEALAALTAEVDARGIEVELVADEWCNTLEDIKLFADKKAGHVVQIKTPDLGGVNNIADAILYCNKVGIGSYCGGTCNETNRSAEVTTNIGMACGALQVLAKPGMGVDEGYMIVFNEMSRVEALVNRRKK from the coding sequence AACAGGATTCTATTTTGATGACCAAAGAGCAATAAAAGCAGGAGCTGGACATGATGGTATGTTCTATCTAGGAACTCCAGTTACACCAGGATTCAAATCAATCAGACAAGCAGGAGAAGCTATCTCTGTTTTACTAATTCTTGAAGATGGACAAGTTGCTCATGGTGATTGTGCTGCTGTTCAATACTCAGGTGCAGGAGGAAGAGATCCTTTATTCCTAGCAAAAGATTTTATTCCAGTAATAGAAAAAGAAATTGCTCCAAAATTAATAGGAAGAGAACTTGATAATTTCAAATCTCTTGCTGAAGAGTTTGATGCATTAGAAGTTAATGGAAAAAGATTACATACTGCAATAAGATATGGAATTACTCAAGCTTTACTAGATGGTGTTGCAAAAGCTAGAAAAGTAACTTTAGCTGAAGTTATTAAAGCTGACTACAATACAGGATTAGAAATCACTAAGAGACCTATATTTACTCAATCAGGAGATGACAGATATGTTGCTGCTGATAAAATGATAATCAAAGAAGCTGATGTTTTACCTCACGCTTTGATTAATAACGTAAAAGAAAAATTAGGATTACATGGAGAAATCTTACTTGATTATGTTAAATGGTTAAGAGATAGAATCATTTCTCAAAGAACTGATGCTAACTACTCTCCAATATTCCACATAGATGTTTATGGAACTATTGGTGCTGCATTTGATTGTGATACTAAAAAAATGGCTGACTACATTGCTACATTAGTAGAAGCTGCAAAACCATTCAAGTTAAGAATAGAAGGACCTATGGACGTTGAAGACAGAGATAAACAAATTGAAGCTCTTGCTGCTTTAACTGCAGAAGTAGATGCTAGAGGAATTGAAGTTGAATTAGTTGCTGATGAATGGTGTAATACTTTAGAAGATATTAAATTATTTGCTGATAAAAAAGCTGGACATGTAGTTCAAATAAAAACTCCAGACCTTGGAGGAGTAAATAACATAGCTGATGCAATTCTTTACTGTAATAAAGTAGGAATAGGATCATACTGTGGAGGAACTTGTAACGAAACTAACAGATCTGCTGAAGTTACTACTAACATCGGTATGGCATGTGGAGCTCTTCAAGTTCTTGCTAAACCAGGAATGGGTGTTGACGAAGGATATATGATCGTATTTAACGAAATGTCTAGAGTTGAAGCTTTAGTAAACAGAAGAAAAAAATAG